Within the Rhizobium grahamii genome, the region GCTCCGAACAAGCAGGGCACCCATAAGGTTCACGGTAACCCGCTCGGTGCGGAAGAAATCGCCGCGACCCGCAAGGCATTGAACTGGGAATACGAGCCTTTCGTCGTTCCGTCGGACGTCCTGGACGCATGGCGCGCAGCCGGCAGCCGCTCGGTCGAGCTGGTCAAGGCGTGGGAAGACGGTCTCGCCAAGTCCGAACACAAGGCCGAATTCAGCCGCCGCTTCGCTGGCGACCTGCCGGAAGGCTTCGATGCCGCGATCAGCGAACTGAAGAAGAAGATCGTCGAGACCAAGCCGACCGTCGCGACCCGCAAGGCGTCCGAGGATGTGCTTGAAGTCATCAACGGTCTGCTGCCCGAAACGCTCGGCGGCTCCGCCGACCTGACGCCTTCGAACAACACCAAGACCAGCCAGATGGTCTCGATCACGCCGACGGATTTCTCCGGCCGCTACATGCACTGGGGTATCCGCGAGCACGGCATGGCCTCTGCCATGAACGGTATTTCGCTGCACGGCGGCCTGATCCCCTACGGCGGCGGCTTCATGATCTTCTCGGATTATTGCCGTCCGCCGATCCGCCTCGCCGCGCTCATGGGCATCCGAGTCGTCCACGTCCTGACGCATGACTCGATCGGCGTCGGCGAAGACGGCCCGACCCACCAGCCGGTCGAACAGATCCCGAGCCTGCGCGCTGTTCCGAACCTTCTGGTCTTCCGTCCGGCAGACGTTACCGAGACGGCGGAAGCGTGGCAGATCGCGCTGAAGACGAAGAACCGCCCGACCGCTCTGGCGTTGACGCGTCAGAACCTGACGACGGTTCGTACCGAATATTCGGAAGAGAACCTGACGACGAAGGGCGCCTACACGCTGGCCGGCAAGGCCGGCGCCAAGGTCACGATATTCGCATCGGGCTCTGAAGTCGAACTCGCTGTTGCTGCCCGCGCCACACTGGAAGCCAAGGGCGTTTCTGTCCGTGTCGTTTCCGTGCCGTGCACCGAACTGTTCTTCGAACAGCCGGAAAGCTACCGCAAGGAAGTGCTGGGCAACTCGCCGGTCAAGATCGCCGTCGAAGCCGCCGTCCGCGAAGGCTGGGATGCGTTCATCGGTCCTGAGGGCACCTTCATCGGCATGAAGAGCTTCGGCGCTTCCGGCCCGGCCAAGGAGGTCTTCAAGCATTTCGGCATCACCGCAGACGCCGTCGTCGCTGCTGCAGAAGCAAAGCTCTGAGTTTCAAGGAGAGCGCTCCGTCGCTCTCCATTTCAATCCGCAAGCCCCATCTCTAGGGAGTGAATGCACATGACTGTAAAGGTTGCCATCAACGGCTTCGGCCGCATCGGCCGCAACGTTCTCCGCGCCATCGTCGAATCCGGCCGCACCGACATCGAAGTCGTCGCGATCAACGACCTCGGCCCGGTCGAGACCAACGCCCACCTGCTGCGCTACGACTCCATTCACGGCAAGTTCCCGGCCGAAGTGAAGGTCGAAGGCGACACCATCACCGTTGGCGGCGGCAAGCCGATCAAGGTCACCGCGATCAAGGATCCCGCCACGCTTCCCCACAAGGAATTCGGCGTCGACATCGCGATGGAATGCACCGGCATCTTCACCTCGCGTGAAAAGGCCGCCCTGCACCTGACGGCAGGCGCCAAGCGCGTCATCGTTTCGGCTCCTGCCGACGGTGCCGACCTGACCGTCGTTTTCGGCGTCAACCACGACCAGCTCACCAAGGAGCACCTGGTCATCTCCAACGCATCCTGCACGACGAACTGCCTCGTGCCGGTCGTGAAGGTTCTCGATGACGCGGTCGGCATCGACCACGGCTTCATGACCACGATCCACTCCTACACCGGTGACCAGCCGACGCTCGACACCATGCACAAGGACCTGTACCGCGCCCGCGCTGCAGCGCTCTCCATGATCCCGACCTCGACCGGCGCTGCCAAGGCTGTCGGCCTGGTTCTGCCGCACCTGAAGGGCAAGCTCGACGGCACGTCGATCCGCGTTCCGACCCCGAACGTCTCGGTCGTCGACTTCAAGTTCGTTGCCAAGAAGGCCACCTCGGTTGCCGAAATCAACGAAGCCATCAAGGCTGCTTCCAACGGCAAGCTCAAGGGCATCCTCGGCTACACCGATGAGCCGCTGGTTTCGCGCGACTTCAACCACGACAGCCACTCCTCGATCTTCGCCACCGACCAGACCAAGGTCATGGAAGGCAACTTCGTGCGCGTCCTGTCCTGGTACGACAACGAATGGGGCTTCTCCAGCCGCATGTCCGACACGGCCGTCGCTTTCGCCAAGACCATCTAAGGCTCTCGCGAACAAGCTTATCGGAGGCGGCTCGGGAAACCGGGCCGCTTTTATTTTTGACGTCATCACGATGTCTCAGGCATTGGCGATAAGGCTGGCATCGGACTGCCGATCGCCGTACTGTCGCAGCCACTCACCAGCGAAAGAAAATATCATGGACTATTTCACCATCGAGGTTGCCGGCAAGGCCATCGCATCCTTCCGCGCCCACAACGACGAGGAAGCCCGCCACTTTCTGGAGGCCGAGGATTTCCGCGAGGACCTCACCATCCTGCAGACGGAAGGCGGCCCGGTCTGGGACGGCAAGGCGGCCCTCACTATGCGCAAGGCGTCTGCGGAAGAGGCCAGCGAAGTCGAACACGCCTATGAACTCGACGACGATCCCTCGCGCACGATTGACGACGAATTCGTCGTTTTCCTGATCCCGATCGCCGAACTGGCCGACGGAGAAGACGGTGACGAAGAGGCCTGAGGCCTAACCGCGCTCGCTGCCGCGCAAGCAATGTGCAAGAAAAAGACAGGGCAGCATGTTTTGCCCTGCTCTCGCCCGATTTCGATTTACACTTTGAGACGGTTCGCCCCCCGACCCGTTTATCCGATTTGCCGTTTCAGGCAGACCACTCAGCAGCATGACGCCGCAGCAGCGCAGGGTAGCCCTTTAGGTCTGTCCTTCGCGTTGATCTTGCCGTTTAATGGTGAGATCGGATCCCGATCAGGAGCGACGCGAGACATTTTTTAAGACACGGCTGCAATCGGCGGGAGGCAGTTTTGCAGACGTGGTATTTTGCATAGGGGATCGTCATGGAAGCATTCTATATCGTCGTACTCGTCTCGACGGCGCTCGTGCTTCTGGCCGCCTTCTCCAGCCTGCTCGCCTTCCGCTTCGGCGCCCCCCTGCTGCTGCTC harbors:
- the tkt gene encoding transketolase; translated protein: MTSPEQNDRMANAIRFLAMDAVEKANSGHPGMPMGMADVATVLFTKYLKFDPKKPHWPNRDRFVLSAGHGSMLLYSLLYLTGYPDMTVEDLKQFRQLGSKTAGHPEYGHATGIETTTGPLGQGIANAVGMAIAERKLREEFGADLQDHYTYVINGDGCLMEGISHEAIALAGHLKLNKLILFWDNNSITIDGAVSLSDSTDQIARFKAVHWNTIEIDGHDQAAIAAAIEAAHKSDRPTFIACKTIIGFGAPNKQGTHKVHGNPLGAEEIAATRKALNWEYEPFVVPSDVLDAWRAAGSRSVELVKAWEDGLAKSEHKAEFSRRFAGDLPEGFDAAISELKKKIVETKPTVATRKASEDVLEVINGLLPETLGGSADLTPSNNTKTSQMVSITPTDFSGRYMHWGIREHGMASAMNGISLHGGLIPYGGGFMIFSDYCRPPIRLAALMGIRVVHVLTHDSIGVGEDGPTHQPVEQIPSLRAVPNLLVFRPADVTETAEAWQIALKTKNRPTALALTRQNLTTVRTEYSEENLTTKGAYTLAGKAGAKVTIFASGSEVELAVAARATLEAKGVSVRVVSVPCTELFFEQPESYRKEVLGNSPVKIAVEAAVREGWDAFIGPEGTFIGMKSFGASGPAKEVFKHFGITADAVVAAAEAKL
- the gap gene encoding type I glyceraldehyde-3-phosphate dehydrogenase gives rise to the protein MTVKVAINGFGRIGRNVLRAIVESGRTDIEVVAINDLGPVETNAHLLRYDSIHGKFPAEVKVEGDTITVGGGKPIKVTAIKDPATLPHKEFGVDIAMECTGIFTSREKAALHLTAGAKRVIVSAPADGADLTVVFGVNHDQLTKEHLVISNASCTTNCLVPVVKVLDDAVGIDHGFMTTIHSYTGDQPTLDTMHKDLYRARAAALSMIPTSTGAAKAVGLVLPHLKGKLDGTSIRVPTPNVSVVDFKFVAKKATSVAEINEAIKAASNGKLKGILGYTDEPLVSRDFNHDSHSSIFATDQTKVMEGNFVRVLSWYDNEWGFSSRMSDTAVAFAKTI